Proteins encoded together in one Planctomyces sp. SH-PL14 window:
- the fliE gene encoding flagellar hook-basal body complex protein FliE translates to MPFSDLVKNLLNDVNTQQVGAQQSIQELASGQADSLQGVVLNVAKSDLTFRLLMEVRDKVIASYQEIMRMQV, encoded by the coding sequence ATGCCGTTTTCGGACCTCGTCAAGAATCTGCTCAACGACGTCAACACCCAGCAGGTCGGCGCCCAGCAGTCGATCCAGGAACTCGCCTCCGGACAGGCCGACAGCCTGCAGGGAGTGGTCCTGAACGTCGCCAAATCGGATCTGACGTTCCGGCTGCTGATGGAGGTTCGCGACAAGGTGATCGCCTCCTACCAGGAGATCATGCGGATGCAGGTGTAG
- the fliF gene encoding flagellar basal-body MS-ring/collar protein FliF, translated as MDFVQNLMTQLTGLWGRWSRAQQVMVAGGVLGCLLLVGAVGYWSLQPEYVQLASGLTPADAAEIVSTLEAERISYKLNFSGSAILVTKADLNRARLASKDHLGAAGQSAKDDPTNDIWSDPSLTHVRLLRQQETRLARSIGQLKAVKAATVHISKPEASPFIRDAERTTASVVIELRPGAFFSSRDTAAVVSLISHSVEGLVPGDVSVMDTEGRLLTSEGGLEGDVAGQLEFRRRLETGLAAKAETMLAEVLGLGRAVVRVTADVDFTQTTSTQKTYDPSGKVKSTEKIVSEQNSSTRGSATGVAGTSSNVGSGANSRTESPTSSKREESETNYLNPETTNTTAEAPGRIRRITVAAVVDVTDPDAAAADPAAKGQAKPPAGRLDKTAVEALIKQAVGFDTDRNDQIEVVLAKLAAAVPMEAAIPVTSMDSLKDWLKAASLGIVALVVGALGMFALRRMRPVEIKQPTTTELSLNAAKRLATLSERARENPEAVAEVLKAWLGAAPAASTGKSAAANGGRQTIPLRQERRAA; from the coding sequence GTGGATTTTGTTCAGAACCTGATGACGCAGCTCACCGGCCTGTGGGGCCGCTGGTCCCGCGCGCAGCAGGTCATGGTCGCCGGCGGCGTCCTGGGCTGTCTGCTCCTCGTCGGGGCGGTCGGCTACTGGTCGCTGCAGCCCGAATACGTCCAGCTCGCCAGCGGGCTCACCCCGGCGGACGCCGCCGAGATCGTCAGCACGCTGGAAGCGGAGCGGATCTCCTACAAGCTGAACTTCTCCGGCTCCGCGATTCTCGTCACGAAGGCGGACCTGAACCGGGCCCGCCTCGCCAGCAAGGACCATCTCGGGGCGGCGGGGCAGTCCGCCAAGGACGACCCAACGAACGACATCTGGAGCGACCCGTCGCTGACGCACGTCCGGCTCCTCCGGCAGCAGGAGACGCGGCTCGCCCGCTCGATCGGCCAGCTCAAGGCGGTCAAGGCCGCGACGGTCCACATCAGCAAGCCGGAAGCGAGCCCCTTCATCCGCGACGCGGAACGGACGACCGCCAGCGTCGTCATCGAGCTTCGCCCGGGAGCGTTCTTCTCCAGCCGTGATACCGCGGCGGTCGTGAGCCTGATCTCCCACAGCGTCGAGGGGCTGGTCCCCGGCGACGTCAGCGTCATGGATACCGAAGGGCGTCTTCTCACCTCCGAGGGAGGGCTCGAAGGGGACGTCGCCGGCCAGCTCGAATTCCGGCGGCGGCTCGAGACCGGGCTCGCCGCGAAGGCCGAGACGATGCTGGCCGAAGTCCTCGGCCTCGGCCGGGCTGTCGTGCGGGTCACGGCGGACGTCGACTTCACGCAGACGACGTCGACGCAGAAGACCTACGACCCGTCGGGCAAAGTGAAGTCGACGGAGAAGATCGTTTCCGAGCAGAACAGCTCCACGCGGGGATCGGCCACCGGCGTCGCCGGGACGAGCTCCAACGTCGGAAGCGGAGCGAACAGCCGCACCGAAAGTCCGACGTCGAGCAAGCGGGAGGAGAGCGAAACGAACTACCTCAACCCCGAGACGACGAACACGACCGCCGAGGCCCCCGGACGGATCCGCCGGATCACCGTGGCCGCCGTCGTCGATGTTACCGATCCGGACGCGGCTGCCGCCGATCCCGCGGCCAAGGGTCAGGCCAAACCGCCGGCGGGACGGCTCGACAAGACTGCCGTGGAAGCGCTCATCAAGCAGGCGGTCGGTTTCGACACCGACCGGAATGACCAGATCGAAGTCGTCCTGGCGAAGCTGGCAGCCGCGGTCCCGATGGAGGCCGCGATCCCCGTCACCTCGATGGACTCGCTCAAGGACTGGCTGAAGGCGGCCTCGCTGGGGATCGTCGCTCTCGTCGTCGGGGCGCTCGGGATGTTCGCCCTGCGGCGGATGCGTCCCGTCGAGATCAAGCAGCCGACCACGACCGAGCTCTCGCTCAATGCCGCAAAACGGCTGGCGACGCTCTCGGAACGGGCGCGGGAGAACCCGGAAGCGGTCGCCGAGGTCCTCAAGGCGTGGCTGGGAGCCGCTCCCGCCGCGAGCACCGGCAAGAGCGCCGCGGCGAACGGCGGGCGGCAGACGATTCCGCTCCGTCAGGAAAGACGGGCCGCCTGA